The following proteins are co-located in the Undibacter mobilis genome:
- a CDS encoding organic hydroperoxide resistance protein has protein sequence MPVDVKYRTAAKATGGRDGQATTTDGSFSVKLAVPKELGGPGGPGANPEQLFAAGYSACFLGAMKAVAAKDGPKVPADTTVTATVGIGPRSEGGFGLEVAIEVSLPGLPKADAEGLVAKAHQVCPYSNATRNNIDVKLSVV, from the coding sequence ATGCCAGTCGACGTCAAATACCGCACCGCCGCCAAGGCAACCGGGGGCCGCGATGGCCAGGCGACCACCACCGATGGCTCGTTCAGCGTCAAACTTGCGGTGCCGAAGGAACTCGGCGGTCCCGGCGGCCCCGGCGCCAACCCGGAGCAGCTGTTCGCGGCAGGCTATTCGGCCTGCTTCCTCGGCGCCATGAAGGCGGTCGCCGCGAAAGACGGCCCCAAGGTGCCGGCTGACACCACGGTGACTGCGACCGTCGGCATCGGCCCGCGCTCGGAAGGCGGCTTCGGTCTTGAGGTCGCAATCGAGGTTTCGCTACCGGGGCTGCCGAAGGCGGATGCGGAAGGGCTGGTCGCCAAGGCGCATCAGGTCTGCCCGTATTCCAACGCCACCCGCAACAATATCGACGTCAAGCTGTCGGTCGTCTGA
- a CDS encoding glycosyltransferase, with protein MRTVAAVVALVACVHAGLWLLGREKIDAPNFDGQLSSVSYAPFQGNVNPEDGGKAEAKKIRDDLKILAPLTKSLRTYSSTAGVELVPGIASEFGLRVTVGAWIDNHQDRNEREMRAVVDLSKRHSNVNGIFVGNETIYRGELAPKAGDKLSAEEAAKLQGAKSIAEDKKLREDIGVARLIKMIQKVKRQVNVPVTTGEIYSVWLDHPELVASVDYIAAHILPYWEGFSDKQTVDQAIIIYDKLRRAYPGKRVVVAEFGWPSSGYNYHNAYPGRIEQAVILRDFVTRAEAYGIDYNIVEAIDQPWKIFEGGVGPYWGMLNAAREAKFAWTGPVTDPDHWKLAGIALLVSVLLSLPILTLAGATFWQATTLAAAANTVGAWSAALFGYWYGHYFVPGAAFALGLGTLLLIPLILIALARIEEIAAIAFGRKPQRLVPVAPPLAPDMPTPKVSIHIPAYREPPEMLKATLDAVAALDYPNFECVVVVNNTPDPAMWMPIEEHCKVLGDRFKFVLANNLQGFKAGALRLATLHTAEDAEIIGIIDADYVVTPDWLRDLTPLFNDPAVGMVQAPQDHRDGARSPMHTAMNAEYAGFFDIGMVQRNEHNAIVTHGTMVLMRRKAIDAAGGWSSDTICEDTDLGLCLLEHGWQAHYTNKRYGYGLLPDTYDAFKKQRDRWAYGGFQIVKKHWRSMLSRDTRLSRDQKREFALGWLNWLGAESVGVVVAILNILWVPVIAILDIAVPDRILTVPIVASFVVTLLHFSALYRLRVRITKTEMAVAAIAAMSVQWTVARAVAMGLIKDHLPFVRTEKGGGRRKTDFHAFWESIVAALLLIGAFVLVQTNNKEVREIYIFAGVLVIQSLPFVAAVLIALWERSRFNDYAVLEGYRAGIAAVARRARLVKAKAQSVAPAQVVTQERGELVQ; from the coding sequence ATGCGCACCGTCGCTGCTGTCGTCGCCCTCGTGGCGTGCGTGCATGCCGGCTTGTGGCTGCTTGGCCGCGAGAAGATCGACGCTCCCAATTTCGACGGCCAGCTCTCGAGCGTTTCCTACGCACCCTTCCAGGGCAATGTTAATCCCGAAGACGGCGGCAAGGCCGAAGCGAAAAAGATTCGCGATGACCTGAAGATTCTCGCGCCGCTGACCAAGTCGCTGCGCACCTACTCGTCGACCGCCGGCGTCGAACTGGTTCCCGGTATCGCCTCTGAGTTCGGCCTGCGCGTCACCGTCGGCGCGTGGATCGACAATCATCAGGACCGCAACGAGCGCGAAATGCGCGCCGTCGTCGACCTGTCGAAGCGGCACAGCAACGTCAACGGCATCTTCGTCGGTAACGAAACGATCTACCGCGGTGAACTGGCGCCGAAGGCGGGAGACAAGCTCTCCGCTGAGGAAGCCGCCAAGCTTCAGGGCGCCAAGAGCATCGCCGAAGACAAGAAGCTGCGCGAGGACATCGGCGTCGCGCGCCTGATCAAGATGATCCAGAAGGTCAAGCGGCAGGTGAACGTGCCGGTGACCACCGGCGAAATCTACAGCGTCTGGCTCGATCATCCCGAGCTCGTTGCGTCGGTTGATTACATCGCCGCGCACATCCTGCCCTATTGGGAAGGCTTCTCCGACAAGCAGACCGTCGATCAGGCGATCATCATCTATGACAAGCTGCGCCGCGCCTATCCGGGCAAGCGCGTCGTCGTCGCCGAATTCGGCTGGCCGAGTTCGGGTTACAACTATCACAACGCCTATCCGGGCCGCATCGAACAGGCTGTGATCCTGCGCGACTTCGTCACGCGCGCGGAAGCCTACGGCATCGACTACAACATCGTCGAGGCGATCGACCAGCCCTGGAAGATATTCGAAGGCGGCGTCGGTCCTTACTGGGGCATGCTGAATGCCGCGCGGGAAGCGAAGTTCGCCTGGACCGGTCCGGTCACCGATCCCGACCACTGGAAGCTCGCCGGCATCGCGCTGCTCGTGAGCGTCTTGTTGTCGCTGCCGATCCTCACTCTGGCCGGCGCCACCTTCTGGCAGGCAACCACGCTCGCCGCCGCCGCCAATACGGTCGGCGCCTGGTCGGCCGCGCTGTTCGGTTACTGGTACGGCCACTACTTCGTGCCCGGCGCCGCTTTCGCGCTCGGTCTCGGCACCCTGCTGTTGATCCCGCTGATCCTGATCGCGCTGGCGCGCATCGAGGAGATCGCCGCCATCGCCTTCGGTCGCAAGCCCCAGCGCCTTGTTCCCGTAGCGCCGCCGCTGGCGCCCGATATGCCGACGCCGAAAGTGTCGATCCATATTCCGGCCTATCGCGAGCCGCCGGAAATGCTCAAGGCGACCCTCGATGCCGTGGCCGCGCTCGATTATCCGAACTTCGAATGCGTCGTTGTCGTCAACAACACGCCCGATCCGGCGATGTGGATGCCGATCGAAGAGCACTGCAAGGTGCTCGGCGATCGCTTCAAGTTCGTGCTGGCCAACAATCTGCAGGGCTTCAAGGCCGGCGCGTTGCGCCTTGCCACCCTCCACACCGCCGAGGACGCCGAGATCATCGGCATCATCGACGCCGACTATGTGGTAACGCCGGACTGGCTGCGCGACCTCACGCCTCTGTTCAACGACCCGGCGGTCGGCATGGTGCAGGCGCCGCAGGATCACCGCGACGGCGCGCGCAGCCCGATGCATACCGCGATGAACGCCGAATATGCCGGCTTCTTCGATATCGGCATGGTGCAGCGGAACGAGCACAACGCCATCGTCACCCACGGCACCATGGTGCTGATGCGCCGCAAGGCGATCGACGCCGCGGGTGGCTGGTCGAGCGACACGATCTGCGAGGACACCGATCTTGGCCTCTGCCTGCTTGAACACGGCTGGCAGGCACACTACACCAACAAGCGCTACGGCTATGGCCTGCTGCCCGACACCTATGACGCGTTCAAGAAGCAGCGCGATCGCTGGGCCTATGGTGGCTTCCAGATCGTCAAGAAACACTGGCGCAGCATGCTGTCGCGCGACACGCGGCTCAGCCGCGATCAGAAGCGCGAATTCGCTCTCGGCTGGCTGAACTGGCTGGGTGCGGAAAGCGTTGGCGTGGTGGTTGCGATCCTCAACATCCTCTGGGTGCCGGTGATTGCCATCCTCGATATCGCTGTGCCGGACCGCATCCTGACCGTCCCGATCGTGGCCAGCTTCGTTGTCACGCTCCTGCATTTCAGCGCGCTCTATCGCCTGCGCGTACGCATCACCAAGACCGAGATGGCGGTGGCCGCGATTGCCGCGATGTCGGTGCAGTGGACCGTGGCACGCGCCGTGGCCATGGGCCTGATCAAAGATCACTTGCCCTTCGTGCGCACCGAAAAGGGCGGCGGCCGTCGCAAGACTGATTTCCACGCTTTCTGGGAGTCGATCGTCGCCGCGCTGCTGCTCATCGGCGCCTTCGTTCTGGTGCAGACCAACAACAAGGAAGTGCGGGAAATCTACATCTTCGCCGGCGTCCTTGTGATCCAGTCGCTGCCCTTCGTGGCAGCGGTTCTGATCGCGCTGTGGGAGCGCTCGCGCTTCAACGACTACGCCGTGCTCGAAGGCTATCGTGCCGGCATCGCTGCGGTCGCCCGCCGCGCCCGCCTCGTCAAGGCTAAGGCCCAATCGGTGGCTCCGGCGCAAGTGGTTACGCAAGAGCGCGGGGAACTGGTTCAGTAA
- a CDS encoding beta-1-3, beta-1-6-glucan biosynthesis protein, with amino-acid sequence MTSLRTLIAATFAVSFVLCAPAAFAQSGGAQPEPQKPAAADAAAKDAAAKEGQKKIDEIAEATKTLVGPAGNPECVWLGRRVVSLLWRDDLDTAFRHLDLYDRFGCPSAHIQATFRCIVRQGNIDPKAPETLNGRVHACWLNPGLSPAPAAAANTQPPAGPEGTTTRQ; translated from the coding sequence ATGACTTCGCTGCGTACGTTGATCGCCGCAACTTTTGCGGTTTCGTTTGTCCTGTGCGCGCCGGCCGCCTTTGCGCAGTCGGGTGGCGCCCAGCCGGAGCCGCAAAAACCGGCCGCCGCCGACGCCGCTGCCAAGGACGCTGCCGCCAAGGAAGGGCAAAAAAAGATCGACGAAATCGCCGAGGCGACCAAGACCCTGGTTGGCCCGGCCGGCAATCCGGAATGCGTCTGGCTCGGCCGCCGCGTGGTGAGCCTGCTCTGGCGCGACGATCTCGACACCGCTTTCCGCCATCTCGATCTTTACGACCGGTTCGGCTGCCCGAGCGCCCATATCCAGGCGACGTTCCGCTGCATCGTCCGTCAGGGAAATATCGATCCCAAGGCGCCGGAAACCCTCAACGGCCGGGTCCATGCGTGCTGGCTCAATCCGGGCCTCTCGCCTGCCCCTGCTGCGGCCGCCAATACTCAGCCGCCGGCCGGTCCGGAAGGAACGACCACGCGTCAATAG
- a CDS encoding beta-(1-6) glucans synthase, with the protein MRLALVCLAAAVAVIAAVWTWLGQPIPMPSAPLKAGDKLWCVSYAPFRGSQSPHQEGIQIPAAQIEEDIAQLAKMSNCLRVYATDQGIENVVPIAARYGMKVLQGAWVSNNPVKTQVQVEAALALAERYPDTVLAIVVGNEALLRGDISAGDLAALIRSVKARAKVPVTYADVWEFWLRAPDVAAAVDFVMIHILPYWEDFPIAAGQAAAHVNDIHKKMAGLYAPKNVYIGEMGWPSQGRMREGALPSPANQARVIQEVLAYAARENYRVNVIEAYDAPWKRAQEGVVGGHWGLFDDSHRAMKFGWGEPVSNHPFWKMQAAGGIAYAILVFGIALWARRHSFLPAAPARLWLAVTANALVGGITIGWTVVNVPIESMGVGGWIRCLALATAAIASPLVLSAAIMRGIPQPAIARIIGPKSGRAQHKTAIAVGCVAMLTILVAVISALGLVFDPRYKDFPFAPLTGAAMPFLVASLVTPRPSGGRAVTEFATALVLAASVVWIVPNETVANGQSLWMCAALAAFAISLVRVRDAQS; encoded by the coding sequence ATGCGCCTTGCCTTAGTCTGCCTCGCCGCCGCCGTGGCGGTGATCGCCGCCGTCTGGACGTGGCTCGGCCAGCCCATCCCTATGCCTAGCGCGCCGCTCAAGGCGGGCGACAAGCTGTGGTGCGTGTCTTACGCCCCGTTCCGGGGCAGCCAGTCGCCGCACCAGGAAGGCATTCAGATCCCGGCGGCGCAGATCGAGGAAGACATCGCCCAGTTGGCGAAGATGTCGAATTGCCTCCGGGTCTATGCGACCGACCAGGGCATCGAAAACGTGGTGCCGATCGCTGCCCGCTACGGCATGAAGGTTTTGCAGGGTGCCTGGGTTTCCAACAACCCGGTCAAGACGCAGGTCCAGGTCGAGGCGGCGCTGGCGCTGGCCGAACGTTATCCGGATACGGTTCTGGCCATCGTCGTCGGTAACGAGGCGCTGCTGCGCGGCGATATTTCGGCGGGCGATCTGGCGGCCCTGATCCGCAGCGTTAAAGCGCGCGCCAAAGTGCCGGTCACTTACGCGGATGTGTGGGAGTTCTGGCTGCGGGCGCCGGACGTGGCCGCTGCGGTCGACTTCGTGATGATCCACATCCTGCCGTATTGGGAGGACTTCCCGATCGCGGCCGGGCAGGCCGCCGCCCACGTCAACGATATTCATAAAAAGATGGCCGGCCTGTACGCGCCGAAGAATGTTTATATCGGCGAGATGGGCTGGCCGAGCCAAGGCCGCATGCGGGAGGGCGCGCTGCCGTCGCCAGCCAATCAGGCTCGCGTCATTCAGGAAGTGCTGGCTTACGCCGCGCGCGAGAATTACCGGGTCAACGTCATCGAAGCTTATGACGCGCCGTGGAAGCGCGCACAGGAAGGCGTCGTCGGCGGCCATTGGGGCCTGTTTGACGACTCCCACCGGGCGATGAAGTTCGGCTGGGGCGAGCCTGTCTCCAACCATCCGTTCTGGAAGATGCAGGCCGCTGGCGGCATTGCCTATGCCATTCTTGTGTTCGGCATCGCGTTGTGGGCCCGGCGGCACTCATTCCTGCCGGCAGCGCCGGCGCGGCTGTGGCTTGCAGTGACGGCAAATGCGCTCGTCGGCGGCATCACCATCGGCTGGACCGTCGTCAACGTGCCAATCGAAAGCATGGGCGTCGGCGGCTGGATCCGGTGTCTGGCGCTGGCGACGGCGGCCATTGCCTCGCCGCTCGTCTTGAGCGCTGCCATCATGCGCGGCATCCCGCAGCCGGCGATCGCCCGCATCATCGGGCCGAAAAGCGGACGCGCACAGCACAAGACCGCAATCGCGGTCGGCTGCGTCGCCATGCTGACGATCCTGGTGGCGGTGATCTCTGCGCTCGGACTGGTGTTCGACCCGCGCTACAAGGACTTTCCGTTCGCGCCGCTGACGGGCGCGGCGATGCCGTTCCTTGTTGCCAGCCTCGTGACGCCGCGACCATCCGGCGGGCGGGCGGTGACCGAGTTTGCTACGGCGCTGGTTCTGGCGGCGTCGGTGGTCTGGATCGTGCCGAACGAGACGGTTGCGAACGGGCAGTCGCTGTGGATGTGCGCGGCGCTTGCTGCCTTTGCGATCAGTCTGGTTCGGGTACGCGACGCGCAAAGCTGA
- the glmU gene encoding bifunctional UDP-N-acetylglucosamine diphosphorylase/glucosamine-1-phosphate N-acetyltransferase GlmU, with product MHQSETSNRSCLAIVLAAGEGTRMRSSLPKVLHAIGHKSLVSHVLTAAKKAGGAEIAVVVGPGRDDVAKEAKTTAPGAGVFEQRERLGTAHAVLAARDAIAKGADDILVMFADTPLVRAETLTRLRAAIAAGAAVTALGFRPKDPSGYGRLVMKGDELIAIREDKDASAEERKIVLCNGGLMALAGASALKILDRIGNDNAKGEYYLTDAVAIARDLGLKAAVIETDEDDVRGINTKAQLAEAEAVLQQRLRAAAMEAGVTLIAPETVFLSSDTVFGRDVTVEPNVVFGPGVTIEDGATIRSFSHLEGAVVGKGARVGPFARLRPGAKLGEDVHIGNFVEVKAATFEDGAKANHLAYIGDARVGAKANIGAGTITCNYDGVNKHHTDIGAGAFIGTNSSLVAPVKIGDGAYVGSGSVVTKDVPADALAIARGQQVNKEGGAARLRELYNKMKKAKG from the coding sequence ATGCATCAGTCCGAAACCTCGAACCGCTCTTGCCTCGCCATCGTGCTTGCGGCCGGCGAAGGCACGCGCATGCGCTCAAGTTTGCCGAAAGTGCTGCACGCCATTGGCCACAAGAGCCTCGTGTCCCATGTGCTGACGGCGGCGAAGAAGGCCGGTGGCGCGGAGATCGCAGTTGTCGTCGGGCCCGGCCGTGACGACGTCGCCAAGGAAGCAAAGACAACCGCGCCTGGCGCAGGCGTCTTCGAACAACGCGAACGGCTCGGCACGGCGCATGCCGTGCTGGCGGCACGCGACGCCATTGCCAAGGGTGCCGACGATATTCTCGTCATGTTTGCCGACACGCCGTTGGTGCGGGCGGAAACGCTGACGCGCCTGCGCGCCGCGATTGCCGCAGGCGCGGCGGTGACGGCGCTCGGCTTCCGGCCGAAAGATCCTTCGGGTTACGGCAGGCTAGTGATGAAAGGCGACGAATTGATCGCCATCCGCGAGGACAAGGATGCCAGCGCGGAAGAACGCAAGATCGTCTTATGCAACGGTGGCCTGATGGCGCTCGCCGGCGCGTCGGCACTGAAAATTCTTGATCGCATCGGCAATGACAACGCCAAGGGCGAGTATTATCTCACCGACGCGGTTGCGATCGCCCGCGACCTGGGTTTGAAAGCAGCCGTGATCGAAACCGACGAGGATGATGTGCGCGGCATCAACACCAAGGCGCAACTGGCCGAAGCCGAAGCTGTGCTGCAGCAGCGCCTGCGCGCCGCAGCGATGGAAGCTGGCGTTACGCTGATCGCGCCGGAGACGGTGTTTCTGTCTTCCGATACTGTATTTGGCAGAGACGTCACGGTGGAACCGAATGTCGTGTTCGGCCCCGGCGTCACCATCGAAGACGGCGCGACCATCCGCTCGTTCTCGCATCTGGAAGGCGCTGTGGTCGGCAAGGGCGCGCGCGTTGGTCCCTTCGCGCGGCTGCGGCCGGGCGCCAAGCTCGGTGAGGACGTGCATATCGGAAACTTCGTCGAGGTAAAGGCGGCCACTTTCGAGGACGGCGCCAAGGCCAATCATCTGGCTTACATCGGCGATGCGCGGGTCGGCGCCAAAGCTAACATCGGCGCCGGCACCATCACCTGCAATTATGACGGTGTGAACAAACATCACACCGACATCGGCGCCGGCGCCTTCATCGGCACCAATTCGTCGCTGGTCGCGCCGGTAAAAATCGGCGACGGCGCCTATGTGGGGTCCGGCTCGGTGGTTACCAAGGACGTGCCGGCGGACGCGCTGGCGATTGCGCGCGGCCAGCAGGTCAACAAGGAAGGCGGCGCGGCGCGTCTGCGCGAACTCTACAACAAGATGAAGAAAGCCAAGGGTTGA
- the glmS gene encoding glutamine--fructose-6-phosphate transaminase (isomerizing): MCGIVGILGTKPVASQLVDALKRLEYRGYDSAGVATLDHGVMGRRRAEGKLQALELKLKDEPLPGNAGIGHTRWATHGKPTESNAHPHATDKVAVVHNGIIENFRELRDKLIAAGHKFASETDTEVVAHLVTDYMQKGKTPIDAVAATLKELRGAFALAFLFAGEDDLLIGARKGSPLAVGYGKGEMYLGSDAIALSPFTDTISYLDDGDWVVLTHTSASVRDAQDREVKRPIVKSSVSAQLVDKGNHKHFMAKEIHEQPEVVGHTLAHYIDMVGERVALPGKLPFDWTKLKRLSISACGTAFYAGLVAKYWFERFAKLPVEIDIASEFRYRGAPLEEGDLALFISQSGETADTLATLRYAKEMKQHVLSVVNVTTSTIARESDVVMPTLAGPEIGVASTKAFTCQLSVLACLALAAGRARGHLSETDEKNLVRALIAVPRLMSQALALEPQIEKLSHDLAKVKDVLYLGRGTSFPIALEGALKLKEISYIHAEGYAAGELKHGPIALIDETMPVIVIAPHDRVFEKTVSNMQEVAARGGKIILVTDPKGAKEATIESLETLMLPEMASTVTPLVYAIPVQLMAYHTAAAIGTDVDQPRNLAKSVTVE, encoded by the coding sequence ATGTGCGGGATTGTCGGAATTCTGGGGACCAAGCCGGTCGCCAGCCAGTTGGTCGATGCGCTGAAGCGGCTCGAATATCGCGGCTATGACTCGGCGGGCGTTGCAACGCTCGATCATGGCGTCATGGGCCGCCGGCGCGCCGAAGGCAAACTGCAGGCGCTGGAGCTCAAGCTCAAGGACGAGCCGCTGCCCGGCAATGCCGGCATCGGCCACACGCGCTGGGCGACCCACGGCAAACCAACCGAAAGCAACGCGCATCCGCATGCGACCGACAAGGTAGCCGTTGTTCATAACGGCATCATCGAAAATTTCCGGGAGCTGCGCGACAAGCTGATCGCCGCGGGCCACAAATTCGCCAGCGAGACCGACACCGAAGTCGTCGCGCATCTGGTCACCGATTACATGCAGAAGGGCAAGACGCCGATCGATGCGGTGGCGGCCACTCTCAAGGAATTGCGCGGCGCTTTCGCGCTCGCTTTTCTGTTTGCCGGCGAGGATGATCTTCTGATCGGCGCGCGTAAAGGTTCGCCGCTCGCAGTCGGCTACGGCAAGGGCGAGATGTATCTCGGCTCCGACGCGATCGCGCTGTCGCCCTTCACCGACACGATCAGCTATCTCGACGACGGCGATTGGGTGGTGCTGACGCACACCAGCGCTTCGGTGCGCGACGCGCAGGATCGCGAAGTCAAGCGACCGATCGTCAAGTCGTCGGTCAGCGCCCAGCTCGTCGACAAGGGCAACCACAAGCACTTCATGGCCAAGGAAATCCACGAGCAGCCGGAAGTGGTGGGCCATACCTTGGCGCATTACATCGACATGGTCGGAGAACGTGTCGCCTTGCCGGGCAAGCTGCCGTTCGATTGGACCAAACTGAAGCGGCTGTCGATTTCGGCCTGCGGCACAGCGTTCTATGCCGGTCTCGTCGCGAAATACTGGTTCGAGCGTTTCGCCAAGCTGCCAGTCGAAATCGATATCGCCTCCGAATTCCGCTACCGCGGCGCGCCGCTAGAAGAGGGCGATCTAGCGCTGTTCATCTCGCAGTCGGGCGAGACCGCCGATACGCTGGCGACTTTGCGCTACGCCAAGGAGATGAAGCAGCACGTACTCTCCGTGGTCAACGTCACCACATCGACCATCGCGCGCGAAAGCGACGTGGTGATGCCGACTTTGGCCGGTCCCGAGATCGGCGTTGCCTCGACCAAGGCTTTCACCTGCCAGCTTAGCGTGCTCGCTTGCCTTGCGCTCGCCGCCGGCCGCGCGCGCGGTCATCTTTCGGAAACCGACGAGAAGAATCTGGTACGGGCGCTGATCGCGGTGCCGCGCCTGATGTCGCAGGCCCTGGCGCTGGAGCCGCAGATCGAAAAGCTGTCGCACGATCTCGCTAAAGTGAAGGACGTGCTTTATCTCGGCCGCGGCACCTCGTTTCCGATCGCGCTCGAGGGCGCACTGAAGCTCAAGGAAATCTCCTACATCCATGCTGAAGGCTATGCCGCCGGCGAGCTCAAACACGGGCCGATCGCGCTGATTGACGAGACCATGCCGGTAATCGTCATCGCACCGCATGACCGGGTGTTCGAGAAAACGGTGTCAAACATGCAGGAAGTGGCCGCGCGCGGCGGCAAGATCATCCTTGTCACCGATCCCAAAGGCGCCAAGGAGGCGACCATCGAGTCGCTGGAGACCCTGATGCTGCCGGAAATGGCCTCGACGGTGACGCCGCTGGTCTATGCGATCCCGGTGCAGTTGATGGCCTACCACACCGCTGCGGCGATCGGCACCGACGTCGACCAGCCGCGCAACCTCGCGAAATCCGTGACAGTAGAGTAG
- a CDS encoding DUF502 domain-containing protein, with protein MAEEVRAAAASHTSLAGRLRNYFLTGLVVAGPLFITVYLTWSFITWVDNWVRPFIPPTYRPETYLPWPIPGTGLVIAIVALTLLGFLAANLVGRTLVELGEGILNRMPIVRPVYKTMKQIFETLFSKSGSSFRKVALVEFPAPGMWSIVFISQPPAQPIAERLPETDNVSVFLPCTPNPTTGFFFFVPRNKLIELDIGVETGMTLIMSAGMVQPGADAASQKKLAEMAAMARAAQLSKRKEPVG; from the coding sequence ATGGCCGAAGAGGTCAGGGCTGCGGCCGCCTCGCACACAAGTCTGGCCGGCCGGCTGCGCAATTATTTCCTCACCGGTCTCGTTGTCGCCGGCCCGCTGTTCATCACGGTCTACCTGACGTGGTCGTTCATCACCTGGGTGGACAACTGGGTGCGGCCGTTCATTCCGCCGACCTATCGTCCGGAGACCTATCTGCCCTGGCCGATTCCCGGCACCGGGCTGGTCATCGCCATCGTGGCGCTCACGCTGCTCGGATTCCTTGCCGCCAACCTGGTCGGCAGGACTTTGGTCGAGCTTGGCGAGGGTATCCTCAACCGCATGCCGATCGTGCGGCCCGTCTACAAGACGATGAAGCAGATCTTCGAGACCCTGTTCTCGAAGTCGGGCTCGAGCTTCCGAAAGGTGGCGCTGGTGGAGTTTCCGGCGCCCGGCATGTGGTCGATCGTCTTCATTTCGCAGCCGCCGGCGCAACCCATCGCGGAGCGCCTGCCCGAGACCGACAACGTCTCGGTGTTTCTACCCTGTACGCCGAACCCGACTACAGGTTTCTTCTTTTTCGTGCCGCGCAACAAGCTGATCGAACTCGACATCGGCGTTGAGACGGGCATGACGCTGATCATGTCGGCCGGCATGGTGCAGCCGGGAGCCGACGCGGCCTCGCAGAAGAAACTTGCCGAGATGGCGGCAATGGCGCGCGCGGCACAGTTGTCAAAGCGGAAGGAGCCGGTTGGCTAG
- a CDS encoding DUF805 domain-containing protein, producing MDFVQAISHCFHNYVSGRGRAARSEYWYFALFVALMNVIAVIMDTAMFPLMETGPFSLIVSLGLLLPSWAVAIRRLHDLDRTGWWVLIAFTIIGLLLLLVWFCLRGTQGPNRFGPDPLATSGA from the coding sequence ATGGATTTCGTTCAGGCGATCAGCCACTGCTTTCATAACTATGTCTCCGGCCGTGGCCGGGCTGCGCGATCCGAATACTGGTACTTCGCGCTGTTCGTCGCACTGATGAATGTCATTGCCGTCATCATGGACACCGCGATGTTTCCGCTGATGGAGACAGGTCCGTTCAGCCTGATTGTGAGTCTTGGCCTGTTGCTGCCGAGTTGGGCCGTGGCGATCCGCCGTCTGCACGATCTCGACCGCACCGGCTGGTGGGTGCTGATCGCTTTCACCATTATCGGCCTGTTGCTGCTGCTGGTATGGTTCTGCCTGCGCGGCACGCAGGGACCGAACCGCTTCGGGCCGGATCCGCTCGCTACATCGGGAGCATGA